A stretch of DNA from Candidatus Kryptoniota bacterium:
GATTCATGATTGCCCCTGTAATATCCGGCCTTGTCCTTTGACTTAGTGACGCCGGCGATGTGGTACACATGGTCCACTCCTGCGACCGCATCTCGAAGCTTTTCCGGGTCGGCAAAGTCGCCATTTACCAGTTCAACATTCAAGTCGTTGATGTATTCCAGTTTCGTCGAGCTTCTGATGAGGCATCGAACACTGTACCCGCGTGCGAGAAGCTTTTCTACAAGATGACTTCCAATGAATCCGGTAGATCCGGTCACCAATGCTTTCATGAATAAACAGCCTTTCGTTGAACATGAATTTAATTAATCAAGGGCATCTAAAACAAAATTTCACGACAGGACGGGTTCCGTCATCAACTATATTGCGCGTAGAATCCGGTGAGACAATAATTGAACTCGTAAGGCACGTAGATTATATTTGTAATCGCTAATTAGAGCACTGGAGATTCGAATGGCAGATTCAGAAATCATTCCCGTAACATCCGTTTCTAAACTCTACGATTTTGACGGAAAGAGGGCGGAAGTTCGTGGCTGGGTTTACAACAAACGTTCGAGCGGGAAAATCCATTTCATCCTCGTACGGGACGGATCGGGCGTGGTCCAATGTGTCGTCGTCAAGAGCCAGGTAAGCCCGGAATTATTTAGCCAGTATGATCTCCTTACTCAGGAAAGTTCTGTTATCGTCACAGGAATTGTACATAAAGATGATCGTGCCCCGGGAGGATATGAGCTCCAGCTGGAGTCCATGGAGATTGTAAGCGTTTCAAATGAATACCCGATTACTCCTAAGGAACACGGCGTTGAATTTCTGATGGACCACAGGCACCTGTGGCTCAGGTCCTCCCGTCAGCATGCAATCCTCAGAGTTAGACACCAAATCGTCAAAGCGATTCGCGACTTCTTCGACAACAGGGGATTCACCTTGGTCGATTCTCCCATCCTTACGCCGGCTTCCGTCGAAGGAACGAGCACACTCTTCGAAACTGAATATTTCGATCTGGGGAAAGCGTATTTGACTCAGAGCGGTCAACTCTATGCTGAAGCTGCCGCGATGGCGTTTGGGAAAGTGTATTGCTTTGGTCCGACGTTCAGAGCCGAGAAATCGAAGACTAGGCGCCATCTAACTGAATTCTGGATGGTTGAACCTGAAGTCGCATGGGCAGATCTGAATGACGACATGGATCTCGCCGAGGAATTTATAGAATACATTGTCCAAACCATCCTTAAGATTTGCGAGCCGGAACTTCGCCATCTTGAACGAGATCTGACAAAATTGGTTCCGGTCAAACGCCCGTTCCCGCGCCTCCATTACGACGAAGCTGTGGAACTCCTGAAGAAGAATGCGGTAGACTTCCAGTACGGCAACGACCTGGGAGCAGCTGACGAGACTATCATCTCTCAGCAATATGATCGTCCGGTCATGGTTCACCATTATCCGGCAGCTTGCAAGGCCTTTTACATGAAACGTGATCCTGATCGTCAGGATCTCACTCTGTCAGTCGATGTTCTGGCGTCCGAAGGTTACGGCGAAATCATCGGCGGAAGCCAGCGCGAGGACGACTACGAGACTCTTCTTCGCAGACTTAAGGAATTCAATTTACCGAGCCAACCGTTTGAGTGGTACCTGGATTTGAGAAAGTACGGAACCGTTCCACACTCGGGATTCGGGTTGGGGGTCGAAAGGACTGTTTCGTGGATCTGCGGCCTCGAGCATGTGAGGGAAACGATCCCGTTCGCGAGAATGATCTACCGCAACACACCCTGAAGTCTATCCAAACTAAACTCAGCAGGGGAAAACTATATGCTTGCAGTTAAGGACTTAACTAAAACTTATATCACCACTAAGGCACTTGACGGCGTCACTTTTGAAGTGAAGCCCGGAGAGATTTTCGGACTCCTTGGCCCAAATGGTGCAGGTAAGACAACCACAATACGAATCTCTCTGGGTATCATCGAGCCCGATTCAGGAACAGTAATGTTCAATGGCAAACCCCTGACCCCCGAGATTAAAAACTCGCTCGCCTATCTTCCCGAGGAAAGGGGTTTGTATAGGAAAAGTAAAGTCATCGATGTACTCGTCTATTTTGGCGGCTTGCACGGTGTCTCGCCGCAAAACGCCAGAAGACTCGCGTCCGACTGGCTGAAGAAATTCGAGCTTTCTCATTGCGCGGAAAAGAAAGTGGATGAGCTGTCGAAAGGGATGCAGCAAAAGGTGCAGTTCATCTCCTGCCTCCTTCATTCTCCTGACATGCTTATCCTCGATGAGCCGTTTTCAGGACTGGATCCCGTCAATCAAATCGTTATCAAAGACATAATGAGCGAATTGAAATCGAAGGGGAAAACGATTGTGTTCTCAACTCACCAGATGGAACAGGCAGAAAAATTGTGTGACCGCATATGCCTGATCGACAAGGGGAAGGTCGTGCTTTATGGCGAGCTTGGTGAAATTAAAAGAAGATACGGAAATAACACAATCCATCTTGAGTTCGAGGGAGATCCTTCCGCGTTGCGTCAACTATCAGGAATCGCATCAATGGATCTCTACGAGAATTATGCTGAACTCAAAATGGACGACGGCAATAATCGACGTGCGATCTTGAGTCAGGTACTCAAAGCTGTCGATGTGACGAAGTTCTCGGTTGAGGAAGCATCGCTTAATTCAATTTTTATTGAAGCTGTCGGGGGAAAAAATGCCAATTAATAAAATACTCACGATCGCAAGATGGGAATTCATAGAAAAGGTGAAAACGAAAGCGTTTATAATTTCGTTGGTCCTCACACCTGCATTTATATTGCTTTTCTCAGTTCTTCCGACGCTGCTTATCAACAAAGGAGATTCTTCTACGGTCAGCATTGGGATCATCGACAGTACGGGCGAGATCGCACCTCGGCTTTCAGCAAAGCTTCTTGAGAAATATAAATTGCCGGACGGTAGACCGAATTATCACGTCGTGAATATCTCCCCCGGAGATAGCTGTCGCACAATTGCGAACAGGATGGTCCTCCA
This window harbors:
- the asnS gene encoding asparagine--tRNA ligase, with protein sequence MADSEIIPVTSVSKLYDFDGKRAEVRGWVYNKRSSGKIHFILVRDGSGVVQCVVVKSQVSPELFSQYDLLTQESSVIVTGIVHKDDRAPGGYELQLESMEIVSVSNEYPITPKEHGVEFLMDHRHLWLRSSRQHAILRVRHQIVKAIRDFFDNRGFTLVDSPILTPASVEGTSTLFETEYFDLGKAYLTQSGQLYAEAAAMAFGKVYCFGPTFRAEKSKTRRHLTEFWMVEPEVAWADLNDDMDLAEEFIEYIVQTILKICEPELRHLERDLTKLVPVKRPFPRLHYDEAVELLKKNAVDFQYGNDLGAADETIISQQYDRPVMVHHYPAACKAFYMKRDPDRQDLTLSVDVLASEGYGEIIGGSQREDDYETLLRRLKEFNLPSQPFEWYLDLRKYGTVPHSGFGLGVERTVSWICGLEHVRETIPFARMIYRNTP
- a CDS encoding ATP-binding cassette domain-containing protein; the encoded protein is MLAVKDLTKTYITTKALDGVTFEVKPGEIFGLLGPNGAGKTTTIRISLGIIEPDSGTVMFNGKPLTPEIKNSLAYLPEERGLYRKSKVIDVLVYFGGLHGVSPQNARRLASDWLKKFELSHCAEKKVDELSKGMQQKVQFISCLLHSPDMLILDEPFSGLDPVNQIVIKDIMSELKSKGKTIVFSTHQMEQAEKLCDRICLIDKGKVVLYGELGEIKRRYGNNTIHLEFEGDPSALRQLSGIASMDLYENYAELKMDDGNNRRAILSQVLKAVDVTKFSVEEASLNSIFIEAVGGKNAN